Genomic DNA from Candidatus Kapaibacterium sp.:
CGCTAACGTTCCATGAAAGTCCCCTGCTATCACGACATCCTCAGGCAGGAGCTGTGCCCGGTACCGCTTGTTGACCGCATAGATATCGTTGTCCGGCGAACGATAGAGCCATATCACCGGTGCCGTTGATACAGCAATGGCCCCAACCGCCACACTGGCCATAACCCGACTCCCATGAGAACGCACCCCAGCAACACCGAGAGCCCCTAGAGGTATCATCCACAGCCAGAACTCGTTCGAACTAGGCTCCCAGAGGATGGCTAGGAACGCCAAACCAACTCCCCATCCGACAAGGCTCCAGTATGCCAAATGCCCCGACAGCTCCCTATGGCGCTGCCGAAAGGTCTTCAGGGCTGTCCAGATAACCACGACCGTCCCTATAAGGCCAATGCCTCCTAAGAGCACAGCAGCCTCTACGGGAAGACTACGCAAAAGGAAGCGCTCATCCAGGAAGAGCTTCATACTCCATCGCTGCTGCACGTACTCCCAAATATCCCCTACCCGCAGAAAGTACTCCGGAAACGTCCACGCCCGCATGATGCCTACGGCAGCATATACGGGCGTCAGAGGCTGGAGGTGATCGTACGGCGTAAACTGCATGTGTAGTGCGTATCCCAGGACAAAGCTGACGATATCTCGGTACTCACTCTGCAGCCAGAAAGCCACCAGATAGGATACCCCGATGAGGACACTGCTGAGGCATAAGAGAGCTGCTGCCGGCTTTGGTCTTCGGGCAGCGAGGAGCAAGAGACTTGCAATAACAGCAAAAAGGGCATAGCTCTGATGGAAGAGTGCCGCAGTCCACACGCACACCGCTGCTCCCACAATCCAGCCCCATTGCCGGGACTGCTGGGCTCTTTCCACCATCATTGCCGAAGTTAGCACCATCGCAATTCCGGGGACATAGAAGTCCGGAACGACACTGTAAGCCCAGAAACCATAGCTGGCGGCCATCGTTAGCATTGCAGCAGCGATTGCCCACGTACCCTTCCACCACAGCCAGGCCAAATACCCAACGCAGAGTATCCCTACAAGGCTGAAGGCCCCAACGATAAAGCGAACGAACGAGAGCGTCTGCCGAAACTCCAGAGGCCCCGTCCAACCGAGAGCGGCGTTCACCTTTCCAAGGAAGCCTACAATGAGGTGGTGGGGGTGGGACATCCCCTCGTGGATCCGCACCACGAATGGGAGGGCATCATCGGCATAGAGGAAGTTCCAGCTCTGGCTGATGGCTACTACCAACAGCCAAAGCACGGCGACGCCCCCGAGAAGGAGCTTAGGCTGCCTTCCCATCGCGCTGGCTCACGCCTCTCTCTCGCACTCCCAGAGCCACGAGCACCTGCTCAAGGATTGCGTCGTATGAAAACCGTGCAGCGTTCTCATCCGCAGCAGCTTGGCGCCACTGACAGCGCTGAGCTTCAGAAAGGGGTGCGATCGTCTGGACTGCCGTAGCAAGTGTCTCTTCAAAGCCGTGCGGCTCTTCCCAGTACCATCCCGTGCGACCTTCCTGGAGAAGGTGAAGGAGCGAAGCACGACGAGGTAACACAAGAGGAAGCCCTACTCCTAAGGACTCATTTGCTGAGATAGCCGGCTGCATCCACACACCGAGATCTGCTGCAGCCGCTAGCCGACGCGTCTGCTCCGGTGGCAAGAATGGATAGACCGCAAAGTGCTCGGGTATCGGCTGACGTTGGATCTGCTCCAGTAGCTCCCTCTGGTACCCATCCCCCAATCCACCAACCAGCACATACCGCACTGGAAGCCCGACTCGCTGCATCTTACCAACGGCAGCGATGATACGCTCAAGACCTTTTCGCGGGACAACTCGTGTGACAGTGAGGATGAGCACCTCTTCAGGCCTCACTCCAAGTTGCTCTCGAGTCTGCTGCCGCTCCAACGCGGAGAAGAAGAAGAGCTGAGGGTCATAGCCGAGCGCTAGCACTCGTGCCTTTGCCTCCAGAAGTTCTAGCTCCTCCCTATTAGCACAGCATTGCTGCAACCATTCCAGCGTTGCCGGCATATTGCAGACGAGTAACTCAGCACGGCGAATAGCACGACGATAGAACGGACGCTTCACGAGCTCAAACCCTCGATCCTGTAGCCAGCTAACAACTCGCGCCGACAATGAGTGCCGACGGCGGTACTCATGCAACTCGCTGAAGAAACACGCGATTGGCACCTGCCTCAGCTCTGCAGCCGTCAGAATTGGTACACCGAAGAGCTTTCCCACCCCCAACAGCAGAATCGCGTCAGGGCGCCACTCCACAACAGCAGAGACAACCCCACGGCTCAGCACTGCCGAGCGAAACCGAAAGGCAACCGGCAGACGCACGAGCTCGTAGCCATCCTCGCATATCCTGCCTACGGGATAAGGCCGGCGCCGTAGCCGCCGAGCACTGGAGGAGACTGCCGTGGAAGTAACTACCCGTACCGCAATCCCTTTACGGACCAAGGTCCGAGCAATCCAGACCTCCTGATACCCCACCTCGGGCATGAAGTGGCCACATACAACGGCAATTCGCATACCAAAAGCTCTCGGTAGCCTTTCGCTCCCGATGCTCACCGTTTCACGAAGAGCCGAGTCTCCACCCTCCCTCTGAGGTACACTCGGACTCCGTAGACTCCGGGTGCCCAGCCGTGGAGGTTAATGCCTGCCTTCTCCCTGCCCCTCAAGCTCTCGCGATAAACGCAGCGCCCGAGTGGATCCACAACCTCCACTGATACCACCCTCCCTCCCTCAACCAGCAGCCATACGACCTCCGTTGCAGGATTTGGCTCAAGACGCCACCGCAGAGAGCTTACCTCTTCTACGCTCGTGCGAACGAACCGATACGGATCCGAGATACTGGAGCAGCTATCCACCGTCACCTGCACGTAGTAGATGCCATCCCGCGGCGGGACGAACTCCCGGCCTGTCGCCCCAGGGATCGGTTGCTTGTTCTCATCCAGCCACTGGTTCCCTGTCAGCGCGCTCGAGACGAGCGTATCCCCGCGCTGTCCAATGACAGGCTTCGGAGGACGCGGGGCAACGGTTACATGAACGCTATTGAGTGATCGCACCACGCCACATGCATTGCGAGCCTCCACCGTGTACCTTCCACCCTGCCAAACTCGAAGGACAGTATCCTGAGCCCTGGGAAGCGCGGTATCGTTACGGAACCACTGAAAGGCTACTCCAACCTCCCCAGCAATGCGGAGCTCTACAGTATCTCCACGGCAGAGCCGAACCCCACCTTCAGGCACAATCCTCGGCCTCCTCGGCAAGGGACGCATCGTCAGCGTAACGTTCCTCCGCCCTCGGACACTCCCACAGGCATTGTAGGCCTCCACACTGTACCGCCCCGATTGGGAAGCAGCATAGGCCGTCGCATCCTCTGCCACGACAATCGAATCACGCCACCACCGGTACCGAACCCCTGGCTGCGGCTGCAGAACGTAGAGCACAACCTGACGCCCTTCACAGAACACAGTATCGCCATCTATCTCGAGCTGCGGCTCCTGCGGACGTTGCTGAGCAGAGAGCAAGCGCCCATTATCGTTGCTGTAGGCAATCGGCTGTGAAGCTGAGACTCTGATCCGGTATTGCCCCCCAGGAGGCTGGAACGGAACGAAGACTCGCAGCCCTGTGTCTCGACGAGCCGCGACCGAATCGAGAACTAGTGGAACCTGGAAGCTTCCCCCTGCGTCGGAGAGCTCCACACGGAACATGTTGTTTGCACCAAACTCCCCGCCACGCACACGCCAGCGGACCAGAAGGCTGTCACCCGTACAGAGGACCGTGTCGGGCACTGCCTCCAACTCAAGGCTCAGGAGGTACCCCGATAGACGCACGAGGAGTCCATCGGCAAGTCCCGCCAGCGCCGACTGGTACGACGGAGGCTCGAGTGGGACATCGGTGCTCGTAGTACTCCCGACAAGCGCTATGTTCCCCGCGCTATCTACGGCGATCCCCAGAGCAGCATCGCCAGCACCCCCTCCTAGTAGAAGACTCCACTGCGGCATACCCTGCCGATGGAGCTTCAGGAGGAAGCAGTCATCCCCTTCCGTAGAGCGTTGTCCTACGCCAATCTGTGGGAAATTCGAGCTGGCCGTACGTCCAGCAATGTAGAGGTTCCCCAACGCGTCCACAGCACAGCTTGTGGCGACGTCATTCTCCCCGCCGCCGAGGAAGGTCGCCCAGCGTAGCCCTCCGCTTGCTGAGAATTGGACCGCGAACCCATCCGCTCCCCCTCCAGCATACTGAAGCTGCCATATGGGAGTAATCGGCAAATTCTGGCTCCCTGTCATCCCTACGACGGTCACCCACCGCTCCGAGGTTACCGCGATCCCCAGGGCCCGGTCGCTCTCTGTCCCGCCATAGTAAGTAGACCAGCCCCACACGCCAAAGGGTCCAAACGAGGCAACGAAGGCATCTGTACCACCCCGCAGGACCTGCTGGAAAGCATTCCGCAGTGGGAAGTTCGAACTACTGGTCTCTCCGCAGATGTAGATGTTGCGGCGGTCATCCACACAGATCGCCGTGGCATAGTCAGGTCCGGAGCCACCGAAGTAGGTCGCCCACACCCGTGCCCCATCAGGTCGAAGCTGTAGCACAAACGCATCAGTATACCCAGCCAGTCGGTTCTGGACAGCGTTCGTGGTCACAGAAAAGTTCGTACTGCTTGTGTAGCCCACAACATTCAGCAGTCCCTGAGCATCCACCGCAACGGCTGTTGCCCCCTCCTCTCCGTTCCCACCATAGTATGTCGCCCAAAGACGGACTCCATCAATGGAGAAGCACGCAATGAAGGCGTCGCTCCCTGCTGCTTTGGTGGACTGGAAAGCATTCGCAACGGGGAAGTCCGAACTCGCAGTCACTCCCACGACGTAAATCCTTCCTCCGCTGTCTACCGCAACCCCGAGGGCACGGTCATTGTCGCTGCCTCCTAGGTAGGTGGACCACAAGAGAGAGCCGGAGGACGAGAACTTTGCAATAACGGCATCTTCGCGCCCCCGGTTCTGCCCCTGCCAGGCGTTGACGACCGGGAAGCTCACCCCCAAACTCCACCCAACTACCACGATTGAACCATCTGACGCTATGGCCGTTGCTCGCAGCTCATCCTGGGCTGGCGAGCCGAGATAGGTACCCCAATCAACCGTTGGCTGAGCAAAGGCCGGTAGGAAAAGGAGAAGCGTCCATGCTCTTTGCATCCGTTCCCCTTGCCACCGTTCTAGCGCGCCCGGCAGGACTCGAACCCGCAACCCCCAGATCCGAAGTCTGGTGCTCTCTCCAATTGAGCTACGGGCGCAGCAGTGCAAATTTACTCGCTTTTTTTAGCCTCCCGCATTGGAGTCACCCATATGACCTCCTCGCGTTCCAACCGCACTGCCCCAGGAATACCTCGAACCTTGCGGACGTACTTTCGCCACGTGTAGACGACCGGTACCGATCCGGAGGAACGCAGGCGAGAGTAGTAAGCCACAATTGCAGCTGCCTGCTCCAGAACTTCTTGCGGCGGGAGCTGTCCTTTCACCGGTCCCCGCAGAATCCCATGAGCGCCCGGTGCTCCACGGACATGGAGGAAGAGGTCATGCGGCTTCGCATAGCTAAAGGTCAGCGCATCGTTACTGTTGGCATCCTTACCGACATAGAGCGAGTAGCCATGGGGAAGGTTGAAGACCCGGAAACGCTCACCAGTTTTAAGCTGGATCTCGCGGGGCGGGAATTCCTCCCTCAGGCGCTGCGCGAGCTGGCGCAGTTGGCGCAGGGAATGAGCTTGCGCCACTTGGTCGTGGAGGTGTTGAAGCCGATCTCGCTGTTCTTCCAGCACTGGTAGTCGTTGAAGGGCATAAGAGCAGGAGTGCTCCAGACGACGCGCACGCTGGAAGTAGGCATCAGCGTTCTCCCGCAGCGTCTGCGCTGGGTTCAGAGGAATACGGTGGGGCTTCCCTTCCCAGTCAGCGAGCACGATCTCCTCCCGCCCGCGCTGATGCAGGTCCGGTTGCGACAGCAGCAAGCTCCCCCACAAGCGGTAAAGTTCGCTCCGAGAAGCCTGCTCGCACCGTGCGCGTAACTCAACACATTGATGCTCTACCTGCCGACAGTGGCGATCGATTGTCTTCAGGAGGGCTGCACGCTGCTGGCGGAATTCCTCCCAGACGAGCGTCCGTCGGACGCGCTCAGCAACAGCTTCGTGGATGGATGTAAACGTCGCCGCTACTTCCGGATACTCCCTCAACGGCACCAACGACAGTAGTGGCGGTCCCTCCGGGCGCCGGAGGAGCAGCACTTCCGTGGAACCCATCAGCTCGGTAGTGAAGTGAAGGAGGGCTATGGCAAGGCTCTCCCGCTGAGATGCCGAGAGCTCTCCTAAGGGCATCTCCGGACTTAGTCCGCAGCGATAGCAGAGCTCCCGTGCATAAAAAGTCCCCAACTGCTGTTGACAGCTTGCTAGCGCTCGGAGAAGCGGGGTGGATTCAGGATACTGTGTCCACGAGAGCAGCTGTCTAGAGGTCTTATCCCACGACCACTGCCTCTCCTCTGTACCCTCTGTGGCTGCACCGAGCATCGCATGTGGCTTCCCCGTATCGTCCACGACGAACGCTCCACTCTGCGCCGTCCCAAAGAGGCACAAGATGAGCTGCTCTCCCGTATGAAGGCTCCAACGGACTTGTCGCTCTACGGGATGGAGCTCTACCAGCCGGATTACCTTGCCCCAGAGGCCCTCAGCCCATGGCAGTAGCGGCTGCGGTCTGCCCCACCTCTCTGGCCGGCGGAAGAATGTACTCATCCCCGGCCGCAAGTGCACTTCCACAAGGAAGGGCTCACCTGTAGGTGGCTCAATCTCTACGAAGAGGAGCGACTTGCCCTGCCGCCAAACGGCCAGGAGCCGAGCCCCACCAACGATCGAAGCAAGCTCTCCGACGAGGCGGCGAAGCGTCTCTCGGTGTGCCACCATAGCGCGCCCGGCAGGATTTGAACCTGCGACCCTCGGCTTAGAAGGCCGGTGCTCTGTCCAGCTGAGCTACGGGCGCGTTAGAACTCGCGGTAGAACTCACTCCGCCGGTCTACGATAGCAGCCCGATCCCGAACAGCGTTGTACCAGTAGTAGTACGCTGACGCCTTCGCAGTATTGTACAGCCGTCGGTAGAGTTCTGCAAACTGCTTCGTCTCCAACTGCTTTGGATCGGCTTCTTGGCGCTGAGTAACTCGGATGAGGAAGTATGCCCGCTCTCCTCGAATCGGTGGCGGGATGGTACCAATAGGCACGCGGTAGATCATAGCCGTTACGATAGGATCGCTGCCATACCCCTGAAGGAAACCGTTTTCCTTAACCCCCGTTGCTGTCTGAACTTGGGCGCTGGGATCAATCTCCACAATCCTGGCCAGAATGTCGGCATTTTTGAGGCGCTCATAGATGCTGTCCACCCGAACCTTCAGAGCATTCAGCTTCTTTATGCGACGGACCCGTTCTTCTATCTCTGCCCGAACGTCTGCCAATGGCTTGTAGCCTGGCTTTCGCTCATCCACAATCTGCGCGACGACGACACCATATGGCTTTAGCTCCATCGGGTCAGAGAGGCGCCCAACGGGGTTGTTGAAGGCGAATTCCGTCAATGCCCGGGAGCCGAGTACAGGAGTGGTAGCCTCAAAGAAGGCTGTCTCCACAGGGTTCCGCTTAAGCCGTCGAGCCAACGTGTCGAAGGGCACACCCTTCTCTACCTGCTGTTTGAAGCTGTAAGCCTCCCGAAAGACCTGGTTGCGGCTCGCAGTACTGAGTCCTACGGTGAACTCGATCTCGCTATAGGCGATCCGATCTGAAGACTTTGCATGGACTGCGATGATGTGGAACCCAAACGGACTTTCAACGGGCCCCACAATGCTACCAGGCTGGGCAGCGAAAGCAGCATCTTCGAAAGGCTTGACCATCCGTCCCCGCGGGAACCATCCTAGGTCGCCTCCTCTCTCGGCCGTCCCCCGGTCTTGAGAGTACAGTCGCGCCAACTGCGCGAAGTCCTCCCCTGCCTTAGCCCGCTGTAGAATCTTCTGAGCCTCAGCGCGAGCACTATCCTTGTTCGTCCCAAAATTGATGAGGATATGGCTTGCATGGACAACCACAGTATCCCCCGGCTCCCTCCGATCAACCCGGAAGAAGTAGAACTTACCCATGAGTTCCACGGGACCAATCACTGCCCCAACGGGCTGCGTTGCCAAGTGGGAAGCCTTCTGGAGGTCTATGGCTGCAAGGGAGCTGAGACCGTAGCTTCGGCCTTGGTGCTCAGCCATCAGCAAGGAGAAGACCGAGTCCCGCTGGGCTGCTGGAGCCCGTTCCAGTTCTGACCGGACCCGTTCCAAACGGCGCCGCAAATTTGCCGTGTCTTGGGCTGTCGGCTCCAGTGGGAAGATAACGTACTTGAGCTTACGAGCTGGCTTCTTCTGCCGGAAAGCCTCTTGGTGCTGGCGATAGTAGGCTTCGATGTCGGCATCGGTTATCGAAATCTCCTTGTCCGGAATGCGATCGATCGGGTATGCAACATAGGTAACATCGGCAGAGCTGTTCTCTACGACATATTGGCGTCTTGCATAGCTCGGAGAGACTATGCTGCCAACGAGATTGACAAGGGAGCGCATGTGCTCCCGTGTACGGCTATGGCGGATGAAGTCCTCAATCCGGAGCAGATCCCTCTTCCATCGCTCCACCGCCTCCAGCGGATCAACACCGCTATTCGGATCAATGTACTCAGCCAACCGCTCTGGCTGAGTAACCAGCTCTATGTACCGGTCACGATGGAAAGTACCCGCGGAATCCGTAAACGGCTGCCGTATGTACTCCGGCGGGTTATCCAGCAAGATGTCCCACAACTCTCCCCGAGTCACAGGAAAGCCAACCTTGGCCGCTTCCTGGCGCAGTAGGATCTCCTCTACGACAATGTCCCAGATGCTCTGCCGGATTCCAGCCTCGTCAATGGCAACTTCGTCCCCTGCAGCTCGGCGCTGCTGCTCTATCTGCTGCTGGACGCG
This window encodes:
- a CDS encoding glycosyltransferase family 4 protein, coding for MRIAVVCGHFMPEVGYQEVWIARTLVRKGIAVRVVTSTAVSSSARRLRRRPYPVGRICEDGYELVRLPVAFRFRSAVLSRGVVSAVVEWRPDAILLLGVGKLFGVPILTAAELRQVPIACFFSELHEYRRRHSLSARVVSWLQDRGFELVKRPFYRRAIRRAELLVCNMPATLEWLQQCCANREELELLEAKARVLALGYDPQLFFFSALERQQTREQLGVRPEEVLILTVTRVVPRKGLERIIAAVGKMQRVGLPVRYVLVGGLGDGYQRELLEQIQRQPIPEHFAVYPFLPPEQTRRLAAAADLGVWMQPAISANESLGVGLPLVLPRRASLLHLLQEGRTGWYWEEPHGFEETLATAVQTIAPLSEAQRCQWRQAAADENAARFSYDAILEQVLVALGVRERGVSQRDGKAA
- a CDS encoding NFACT RNA binding domain-containing protein encodes the protein MVAHRETLRRLVGELASIVGGARLLAVWRQGKSLLFVEIEPPTGEPFLVEVHLRPGMSTFFRRPERWGRPQPLLPWAEGLWGKVIRLVELHPVERQVRWSLHTGEQLILCLFGTAQSGAFVVDDTGKPHAMLGAATEGTEERQWSWDKTSRQLLSWTQYPESTPLLRALASCQQQLGTFYARELCYRCGLSPEMPLGELSASQRESLAIALLHFTTELMGSTEVLLLRRPEGPPLLSLVPLREYPEVAATFTSIHEAVAERVRRTLVWEEFRQQRAALLKTIDRHCRQVEHQCVELRARCEQASRSELYRLWGSLLLSQPDLHQRGREEIVLADWEGKPHRIPLNPAQTLRENADAYFQRARRLEHSCSYALQRLPVLEEQRDRLQHLHDQVAQAHSLRQLRQLAQRLREEFPPREIQLKTGERFRVFNLPHGYSLYVGKDANSNDALTFSYAKPHDLFLHVRGAPGAHGILRGPVKGQLPPQEVLEQAAAIVAYYSRLRSSGSVPVVYTWRKYVRKVRGIPGAVRLEREEVIWVTPMREAKKSE
- a CDS encoding peptidylprolyl isomerase, whose protein sequence is MGVISRMREVSPYLLALFAVVFIAFMVATDADLQNVLHLRGNLATAAVGEVNGEDIRYADFNERVQQQIEQQRRAAGDEVAIDEAGIRQSIWDIVVEEILLRQEAAKVGFPVTRGELWDILLDNPPEYIRQPFTDSAGTFHRDRYIELVTQPERLAEYIDPNSGVDPLEAVERWKRDLLRIEDFIRHSRTREHMRSLVNLVGSIVSPSYARRQYVVENSSADVTYVAYPIDRIPDKEISITDADIEAYYRQHQEAFRQKKPARKLKYVIFPLEPTAQDTANLRRRLERVRSELERAPAAQRDSVFSLLMAEHQGRSYGLSSLAAIDLQKASHLATQPVGAVIGPVELMGKFYFFRVDRREPGDTVVVHASHILINFGTNKDSARAEAQKILQRAKAGEDFAQLARLYSQDRGTAERGGDLGWFPRGRMVKPFEDAAFAAQPGSIVGPVESPFGFHIIAVHAKSSDRIAYSEIEFTVGLSTASRNQVFREAYSFKQQVEKGVPFDTLARRLKRNPVETAFFEATTPVLGSRALTEFAFNNPVGRLSDPMELKPYGVVVAQIVDERKPGYKPLADVRAEIEERVRRIKKLNALKVRVDSIYERLKNADILARIVEIDPSAQVQTATGVKENGFLQGYGSDPIVTAMIYRVPIGTIPPPIRGERAYFLIRVTQRQEADPKQLETKQFAELYRRLYNTAKASAYYYWYNAVRDRAAIVDRRSEFYREF
- a CDS encoding SBBP repeat-containing protein, encoding MQRAWTLLLFLPAFAQPTVDWGTYLGSPAQDELRATAIASDGSIVVVGWSLGVSFPVVNAWQGQNRGREDAVIAKFSSSGSLLWSTYLGGSDNDRALGVAVDSGGRIYVVGVTASSDFPVANAFQSTKAAGSDAFIACFSIDGVRLWATYYGGNGEEGATAVAVDAQGLLNVVGYTSSTNFSVTTNAVQNRLAGYTDAFVLQLRPDGARVWATYFGGSGPDYATAICVDDRRNIYICGETSSSNFPLRNAFQQVLRGGTDAFVASFGPFGVWGWSTYYGGTESDRALGIAVTSERWVTVVGMTGSQNLPITPIWQLQYAGGGADGFAVQFSASGGLRWATFLGGGENDVATSCAVDALGNLYIAGRTASSNFPQIGVGQRSTEGDDCFLLKLHRQGMPQWSLLLGGGAGDAALGIAVDSAGNIALVGSTTSTDVPLEPPSYQSALAGLADGLLVRLSGYLLSLELEAVPDTVLCTGDSLLVRWRVRGGEFGANNMFRVELSDAGGSFQVPLVLDSVAARRDTGLRVFVPFQPPGGQYRIRVSASQPIAYSNDNGRLLSAQQRPQEPQLEIDGDTVFCEGRQVVLYVLQPQPGVRYRWWRDSIVVAEDATAYAASQSGRYSVEAYNACGSVRGRRNVTLTMRPLPRRPRIVPEGGVRLCRGDTVELRIAGEVGVAFQWFRNDTALPRAQDTVLRVWQGGRYTVEARNACGVVRSLNSVHVTVAPRPPKPVIGQRGDTLVSSALTGNQWLDENKQPIPGATGREFVPPRDGIYYVQVTVDSCSSISDPYRFVRTSVEEVSSLRWRLEPNPATEVVWLLVEGGRVVSVEVVDPLGRCVYRESLRGREKAGINLHGWAPGVYGVRVYLRGRVETRLFVKR